The following proteins are encoded in a genomic region of Agelaius phoeniceus isolate bAgePho1 chromosome 17, bAgePho1.hap1, whole genome shotgun sequence:
- the STMN3 gene encoding stathmin-3: MASTVSAYKEKMKELSLLSLICSCFHTQPHPNTIYQYGDMEVKQLDKRASGQSFEVILKSPSDLSPESPILSSPPKKKDLSLEELQRRLEAAEERRKTQEAQVLKQLAEKREHEREVLHKALEENNNFSRLAEEKLNYKMELSREIREAHLAALRERLREKELHAAEVRRNKEQREEISG, encoded by the exons ATGGCCAGCACCGTCTCAG cctacaaggagaaaatgaaggagctgtctctgctctccctcatcTGCTCCTGTTTCCAcacccagccccatcccaacaCCATCTACCAGTATGGAG ATATGGAGGTGAAGCAGCTGGATAAGAGGGCATCAGGCCAGAGCTTCGAAGTGATCCTGAAGTCCCCTTCAGATTTATCTCCTGAGAGCCCaatcctttcctcccctcccaagAAGAAGGACctgtccctggaggagctgcagaggaggctggaggctgcagaagAGAGGAGGAAG ACCCAGGAGGCGCAGGTGCTGAAGCAGCTGGCGGAGAAGCGGGAACACGAGCGGGAGGTGCTGCACAAGGCACTGGAGGAGAACAACAACTTCAGCCGCCTGGCCGAGGAGAAGCTCAACTACAAgatggagctgagcagggagatCCGTGAGGCACACCTGGCTGCCTTGAGGGAGCGGCTCCGCGAGAAG GAACTGCACGCGGCCGAGGTCCGCAGGAACAAGGAACAGCGGGAGGAGATCTCTGGATAA